A region of the Conger conger chromosome 6, fConCon1.1, whole genome shotgun sequence genome:
tgcacagacacaggggcAACACGCCGTCAACAGCCCTAGAACATCCCTGCCTGCCCACTGCAGAGCACCTGTGTGGCTTTTAAACCTCCGTTACCCGTCTTCAGTTTATGTGTAAGACGCAGGGGATctcaatcacccccttccaggggAAAACACCAAACCACACTCTCAAAGCAGTCCGCGACAGAACAGATTTCAtctcaaaatataaatgaatgatgaGGAAGGGGGATATATTCAATTTTTAATACCTGCcggttatttgtgtgtgtgcgcaaaatATAGTCTTCTTCATAATTTAAAGACAACAGAAAATTTCAACCACCCTCGCACTGGACGTATGAAACCGGAAAAAGAGCAGCACAGCCGTGGGCTGGGACATTCTCACGGTTTCCGGAAGGAGGCACTAGATGCACAAAGCCTCCAGAGAGAATAGCTGAATTCCTCTCCACAGACAGGGGTAAGGCACCTGAGGTTGCACAAGCAGTATTACTATCCAAAACATATTAGTGTCCAAAACGACCACCCTTTCCCCGTGAAGGAATGGGAAAGCACAGTCAGTTTTTAAGGCAGAGGATGTTGTGTTTTCCCATTACTGCAGAAAGGACATCTTCGTATCAGGGCAGACATAATtaggcttttttctttttctttttttcgatTTCTGTGATGATGCAGGTGATGGCAACACATTGCACTGGgactgtgatgtgtgtgtgtgtgtgtgtgtgtgtgtgtgtgtgtgtgtgtggcgccaGTTCACTGATGTGAGTGGTACCTCTTGGGCAATGTGGGTATGGGAGTCAAACCTCTGTCACTGTCCACACAAATTGAGCAGCTGTTTTCAGGGCAAAGGAATGGTATTTCCCCGATAGTTATGCAGAATACATATCACAGGAGCAACACCATTGGTAATTAACCTGAATTACTTCCAGTTGTATAAGTGCACTTCATGCTGTGTATATTTTCAGGCAGTGTATGCACATTTAAGATAGTTGCTCTGGGAGAAGAATAAACATGGAATACTGAAACATAACGGAAACTTGTGAACTTACTCTGATGGGCTGGTCTTCGTGTTTGACAAGTTTTGGGTTCCTGGGTGCTACCACTTTGCTCTTGAACCCCTCTGGCATTTTGGGGGACAAACTTTGCAGAGTGTTGGTCGCCGCCTGCAGTTTTGAGGTCGGCATATTTAAATTCTTCTCGTCTTTTTTTATCACCTCATCTAGGAATAGAAGAGAAATCGGCCTAAATTAATAACCCAATACGTAGTATAGTAAATACTGATATAAAGTCATGATTAGTTGATGCTCATTAATAGCTGCATAATTGCCAGCTTGGTAACGTTAATTAAGCTACATTACCTGCAGAAAATGGTACACAGAAGGCGCTACTCTTAATTATTTCCCATATTGCCAAATTGCTAACTTGACGTTTCAGTTTTAATCATGCAAGGAATAAACATTAAAGTTGAGTAGCTAGCTATAATTTACGTTGAAAGCGTTTAGGTGAGTTGCCaggtagctaatgttagccaggTGTTATAACTAATATTACACTTATCTTTACCACGCggtaaattaaatacaaattaacTTGTAATATCGGCACACTGCTTTCTCGTTGATAAAGGGCAGATATACttacaaatgtttattttttctaccGTTCTTCTTTCCTTAACGTtacgtgtgcgtgtttgcaacAGTGCGTTTCTTTCATCGTGTCATTGAGTTTAGTGGTTACCATGGCACAGGCACATGTTTGCCTGGAGTCCCAGTAAACCGGCTGTTGGTTGGACCCAGTGAAAGCTCTTGAGTGCTTTCTTTGGTGGGACGCACACTCAAAGTTGAGCTGAATCTTAGCAACGGATTGGGAACAGCTAGATTTttaaaggaaatggaaaaaacGATCTGTTCGAGGATACAGGTtaccgtttaaaaaatggggTGAGATGGGGATGGGTATCACTAACGGTAGATACGTTAACGTCAGATTGTCCATGTACAGAATTCCCagctttaaaaatgaatttaaaaaatgaatatgtaaGTGAATGCCAGATATTAAGACAGTTTGAGCGATGCTTAATGGAACACTAGCACTAGATCTATAGCCTACGTTAGCTAGTCTGTTTTATTTAAGCAGTTTAACGATACGCTTTAATCAAGTTAACGTTACGTGTTCTATATGTGTTTATTAATAtgcaattcattatttaatatttaagacGTTTGTACTTGATTAGCTAACTTCTAAAAGCTGCTCCTGGATGAactttttacagtatttttgcttGGGGATTTAATGTCCTCAATAAACCGACCCTAGTTCGGCTCTCGGGAGCTCAGAAGCGCATCGTACACCATGTGTGTCACAACGTCACGCAGTTTGTTTTGGTACTGTGCCTTGTGGTAACTGGCGAGTTATGTAGGTATTCGCAGAATATCGCACTCATTAGGTAGCCAGATTAATACGAGGATAGTAGCACACGCTAACCACATTTAAAGCtgatgtatttacagtatattgggTAATTAACTCGTAATAACCACCTGAATAACATACAATGTGGTTAGCTATATCAATTAGTTAGCCACCAAGCTAGCTCAGTTATGGAGGCCCAATGCAACGCCTCGTACTTTCCTAGAGTGTTCCACCGTTTGAAGATTACGTTCCTCCGTTTGGACCATAACTGAGGGTATTGCAAAAGGCTCAATGTAAAcgttttgaaatacatattgcTTGCTTGGAAATACTCGTTGTATTGACGTATAGATGCTGTTAACTGATTTAAAGAACATCGGAATAGCTACGTTGTTAGTTTTGTGATTGTGTAGCTTAGTTTAACTTACTAGCCTGCATTGTGTTGGAACCGGTTTGTATTAGCGGTTAGCCACCTAGCTAAACAAATTCACCAGTCTGATAACGTCCACATTAACTGGAGTGTCTTTAAGGACATTTTGGTTGTATATCAGTATATTTGGTTTGTACGTGATTATCATTCTGCCTACACGTTCGTTTATGGAAAGTATCCTGAACTACTTTTCTTGCCCGTCTGCTGTTTTGATAATCAAGAGCCGTTGAGTTAGTTTAACGTAAACCAATTCATTTCATATCGGCTAAAGTGTAAATCGCTTCTAGGTTGTCACTGTGGCTGTTGGTACAAATTATGAAGgaatatattttgtaaaacGGTTAAATGGCATTTGTACatgtacatttcattacattatagtcatttagcagacactcttatccagagcgacgtacaataaagtgcaaattagAACCAGAGACAAGTGCGCTGAACACCAAAGATTGAAGTgcagtcctagagtgatcacatagattaAACGATTATGATTTgattatatttgtaaaattaCTGTTGCATAAAAGTCTAAAAATCAATTGCTTGGCTGTTTAATCTTTGACGAAAAcctattttcttttcctttcttgCTGGATGCAGATTACTCTGCAGGGAAGATGAGCAGGGGGCATGGTGTAAGAAAAAAACCAGAAAACACAGCCGAGCCGCCCTCCTTCAGTGAAGATGTAGTCAGCGAAATTCGGGAGCTTTTCAGCAAAACCGCCACCTACTTAAAGCCAGCGTGCGGGGAATGGTTTATCCCAGACCCCAACGAGTCGCTGAGGAATGAGCCCCACCAGCACATCCGTCTGCAGGCCCTGAAGAAGTCTCTGAATGAGGTGAAGAACCAGCTCAGCGACAAGAACCTGGAGGTCTGGCACCAGCACACATCCTTCACCAACAGAGCCGGGAAGATCATCGCGCACGTGCGAGCAGCCGCCAATGCCGAGGTCTGCACCCAGGCCTGGTGCAAGTTCCATGAGGTCCTGGGCTCCTTTAACCTAGTCCCTGAGCGGGCCCTGCAGGATGGGGAGCTCAACTCGGTCCATCTCTGCGAGGCCCCAGGGGCCTTCATCGCCAGCCTAAACCACTACCTCAAGTCCAGATTCCCCTTCTGCGACTGGACGTGGGCGGCCaacaccctcaacccctacCACGAGGCCAACGACAGCGGCAGCATGATCGCGGACGACCGCCTGATCGCCAGCACCCTGCCCTGGTGGTTCTTCGGCACCGACGACACCGGCGACATCATGTCCCTGAACTACGTGCTGGAGCTGAAGAGGTTCCTGGCGAACATGCACACCGTGGACCTGGTGACGGCGGACGGCAGCTTCGACTGCCAGGCCAACCCTGACGAGCAGGAGGCCCTGGTGGCCCCGCTGCACTACTGCGAGGCCGTGgccgccctgctgctgctgagcCCCGGGGGCTCCTTCGTGCTGAAGATGTTCACGCTGTACGAGCACTCCTCCGTCTGCCTGCTCTACCTGCTCAACTGCTGCTTCCGCGCCGTCCACGTCTTCAAGCCCGGCACCAGCAAGGCCGGAAACTCCGAGGTCTACGTCGTCTGCCTGGACCACTGCGAGAAGGACGCCGCGCGGCCCCTGATCTCCAAGATGATCCGGAATTTCGGCCCGGACATCGCCGGCCGGGGGGCCCTCTTTCCCGACCGCCTCATTCCCGACTCGTTCCTGCGGCAGCACGAGGGGGTCTGCGCCTATTTCCACGAGCACCAGGTCCGGACCATCACGGAGAACCTGGGGCTCTTCCAATCCATGTCTGCTCAGGAGCGGCAGAGGCTGGAGCTCCTGAGGGACTGCGCCGTGCAGTTCTACACGGAGCGTTTCCAGGTGCAGCGTCTCCCCCGGCACTTGTGGCTCTGCAGAAACTCGGTCCCCGCCTGCAGCACCAACGGCAAGCTACTGAACAGCCGGAAGCAGGCCGGGTCCTTCAACGAGAGAAAGAAGCTCCAGGACCTGGACTGGATGGCCAAGGtgggcctgggcacctgcaaGGCATCGATAGAAGAGCACGTCGTAGAGGCGGCCGGGAAGGGTTGCGTGTTGGCCGGGCCGGCGGATGACTGCCACATTGGCTCTTGGTACGTCTTGGCGGGCACTGCCTTGCCCAAGGTCAGAAGTTCACCTTTCTGTGACCTGGAACTGCTGAAGCACTTGAACGAAGCGCTGGAACAGAGCGGGTTGACCAAGGATGGGGGACGGTGCGTTCCCTCCTGTGGCGCCTGCACGGTTTTCACCCCCGAATCCATCCTGTCGGAACTGGTCGACCTCCACCCCAGCCGGCTTGTCCAGGGTGCCTGCGACCAGAGGCTCCACTGCCTGGTGGTGGGGGGTTCGTCCCTGGAGGAATGCCTGCCCCAGACCGACGAGCTGTACCTGGTGTGCTCGGAGGGGCCTTCGCACCCCAGTGCCGGCTGGACGTCCCTGCATGACGGGGAGCCCCGGTACCAGCAGGAGCTCCTGGGCTGCATCCTGTCCTCGCTCCGCGACCTCCCAACGGGGGGCTCCCtcgtcctccccctcctctccgcccTCACCCGCTTCACGGCCGGGCTGGTCCTCGTCCTGCACTGGTGTTTCCGTTCCATCACCTTCCGGTGCCCCGCCCCTGCTGACACCTTTGGCGCTGCCACCGGCATCCTCCTGTGCTCGGACTACTGCCAGCCCACCGGCGACGGGCTCCTGGAGTTCCTGGCGGAAATGCAACACTCGATGGCAAACTTCCCCGGGGCCGAGAGCCCCTGCCAGGTGCTGCAGTTTGTTCCCATGGAGGTCCTCCTCAAGGGGGCGCTGCCAGAGTTCCTCTGGACCATGAACACGGCCATCACTCGGCACAGGCTGCATCTGCTGGTCCAGGCTGAGCAGCACTCCAACATGGCAACCGCTTAAGGATCTTAAGGTTGCCAGATTGTGGCCTTACTCCTCGTTTTCACTGCCAttcctgatttacttttttgtctgCCGGAAAAGACTATCCTCAGCTGTTAGAATACAGGGGGGAAAAGggacacatttgttttgtttatgtgAATTAATTACGTCCAGTTTGTGACTGGAGGGATGGCATGGTACTGTcaggtttctttattttttaaaggttgTGGGTACAGATACGTGGGTACggtatttttgtttgtcatcAGTGTTTAAGATTCCATATTCCCTCTGTATTAAGTCTGAAGTTCGGACAGCCTTAATAAACtggtgtttgtattttttgaatGCGGAAATATAATTCTAAAAGTGgcttctttttaaatggtcttAAATCTTAAATGGTCAAAATTAAATGCCTTTAATCTCCTAAGGGAACAAAATTGATTTAATCTTTTAAAAGGGGACAAAGTATTTGGGCAAAGTTGCCTCATCAAAACTTATCAGAGTTctatattcatggaaagtttgTTGAGAAAAGTTgcctcttaaaggtacaataggtaaaaaATGCTGGCCCAGACCTGATTTActtctgtacagtacattttttaggatacacttgcagtcaaATCGAATGTCAGATACAGTtaagttaattaaataattaagagcagaagttgttTCAATCCTGAAATCGGTCATTGCTGTGCACCCCTAGTATAGAGCCACAGGGGGAGGCTACAAAAAGCGGCTACAAAACTTAACTCAAattgagaaaacgtgaattaggcaaatggaatgtccatgCTCcatcaaaagaaaaatgtctttGCCCTAAGACTTATGAAGCTCACTGcatatattttgacattttatatttCGCCTAATATCTGACTGATACAAAGCACCTTACGTAGACACGCACCCTCATATCCTATCATGGGAGTCGGGTGATGGTTGGAATCATGTGACTAATGCCATTTGCTTCTTTTGATTTTTTAAGAATAAACTCAAAAAGTTGAACGACATAATCCTGTTGGAGGCTCTCAGGAGTGGGTCATTGCCTCCATCTCATATTTAAGTTTGTCGCACATCTTTTacatttaaagtttgttttatatgtttttctCCTCTCACTTGGGAGTCCTCTGCCTCAGTCcagcacatgcacgcatgcaaacacacacacacacacacacacacacacacacacacacacacagatgggaaTGGGTTTGCTTGAAATGATTTTTCCTTCCCCAGTAGATAAAATGCAATATGATGGAGAGCAGATAAAAAATGCTCCGGATTTCATGATTGTGAAAATTACATAATTTTACAGGAGATTGTGGGGGCAGTGCACATTTGATCTCCGCGCTCCTTTGATCAAACGGGTGTCAACCTGACGTGATTAGAAATGCCTGATGGATGTTCTGCGCTGGTTACAGTCATGTGACCAGTGCGTCGCTTGCTTCCCACCAGCTGGAGCAGTGGTTCCCCCGGCCCTGCTCCtgaagatctactgtcctgtaggttttcactccaaccctaacttCGCACTTCTGATTCTACAAATTAGCCGCtcagctgctgaatgaggtgtgctttgtttgggttggagtggaaATCTACAGGACAGTGGATCTCCTGTAGCAGGGCTGGGAACCTCTGAAAAGTGAGCTTCATCCACAGATGGTTCCCAAATAttaacataattattttcaaatttggCAGCCAATTGTATCCTATCTAATACACTTGGAATTAGTGTCGGATACACtgcccacaccccatccctcagcagcccgaaggagagcaacacgccttcttcaagctgtctTGTCTCATGCTTGTGACGGTGATTCCGAGGAGCCAGAGGAGCTCTTTGTGTGGCAATcggctaaccctgccaagtccctccctctaaaccagccaaacttggcgcttggcaggaccgggaatcgaacccaggtcctcggtgtgcaactgcaacaaactggaaccgcaagtccgctgcatcttagcctgttgtgccACCTGTGTAAATCACAGAGTAATACTAgtaattcataataattaataaCTCTGATATATGcattaagttatgttttaaataATAGCGTATTTTCAAAAAGCGTATTTAATACTGGACATTTCCCAGACAATGTGCACCAGTCTCCTGAATTCAGTGTAGTAACTTGGCGATTTGATTTGAATGTTTGATTCATTCAGTGGTAAAAGACTATAAGTTTCCCTCAGAAATCACCAGTGAACAAATAATAAATGGGTATTCTCTGGAAGCAGCTGCTGTAGACAAAGAGATACACAGCAATAGGAAACTGAAAAAAGCTTAATAATACATCAAAAAGAGATCTCGGCACATTATGTACCGAAGCCAAGAGATgcaattttgtgtttgtgtttcaatGCGTGATGCCGACAGTttgctatatacactcactgaacactttattaggaacaacatatttatttaaagtgcacattctcatcTTTTACGacagggtatttttatacactttggtgTCACCAGAAATTACAACACTTcatggcaccataatgtttgggacgaatggcttcacaggtgtttctgataaGTCCGGTTCTGATAAGTTGAATtgtttccttagtgcaggtataagagaggtTTAGGTATCAAGTCTTGATTCTAGTCTAttggttgcctttggagtcacACAAGTTGTTATTGGCAGTTTTCATTATGGAACCCCCTGTGGTAGGTGCTAAAAGTAGGAAAGATCCCAGATTGGACCATTCTGCCCAACAACCCTTGACCTCTGAACTCGATCCTATCCAAGAGATTtgtcatcctgtaggttttcactctaaccgcaggaaagcacacctcattcaacatacTTATTCATAGACAAAtaagggttgaaatgaaaacctacagatggtagatctccaggaacagggttgggaagtCCTGCTCTATGAAGACACAGAGAGCCTTCTGGAAGCTTTGTGGAGGCTTCTGTGCAGCAGTTTCgggtttattgtgtttttttatgttttttgtgctttttaccTGGGGGATTTTTGTTCTTCATCCAGCcttgaactcagccagctgattttggTAAACTCTTCCTACTGGCTAAAGAATTGTGCTGATTGGGAAGggtttttactttctgaacctggattttccaacTTCTAAACTCGTTGAGGCCAGCTCTAATCCacaagaacacaagaacacaaaatggctgcaatgGCTAAGACTTGATACACCAGGCAACCCTTTCCCTaaggcagtggtcctcactcctggagaGCCTCGGGCTGTGCTGGCCCCCAACACACCCCTTAGAATCCTGTTTGTGTTCTCACAGACCTGCCttacattcactcacaccctcacactgaccGGCACCTGCGGTTGACAGCTGACAACAGTTTGTTCCCCCTTGGTTGTCTAACTGCTTGCTAGACACTGATAGTGGTCACCAGAATATTGCTGGAGTGTGCCCCAGTCAATGTGAAAACCTAAAAGAGACAGTTGGACAAAGGGTGATTACAGGAGAAAACGCTGAgaaaattgttgtttttttaaagaatcagCTCCTCCAACCATAAGCCAGGCCTGGCATCGAGCTAATTTGTGGGAGAAATTGATCCAGGAGGCAGGAGTGTGGTCTATTAAAATGGTTGAGGTCCCTGAATTGCATCATTCGATGGATAATCTGGGAAAAGAATATTGCTGCCTGCATTACACAATATGCTATAACGATGTGGGTCTGGTTTATAGGATCCTACTATTTTTACCTCCGTCTAATAGTGggacagaaatgattaatttcAAATTTCACCCATCTGGACATTTAGACAGGATTGAGCAGGCCTAAACAATATTTTATGTGGTTTATTTGTCAGGTGATGTTTTTgagtgaaataaattaaatgatttgGTGTGAGTGACATTCCAAGCGTAATGGCAGTATTCCAAAGCATTGTTGATGTCCATGTTGACTTGAAAGCTTCCAGAAGTGGACACAAAAAGCACCCAGCTTGTCATGTCCATGATCTTTCAAACCTAGAAATGAAATTCTGCCACTTTCTGACAGTTTCTTCCATGCCATTTTTTTAGTATTGCAGTATACCGACATGATGGGATCTGAGATGACACACTGGAGGGAACTTCTCAGCGATTGAAATGTCACACAGGCTATTTGTTACCCCATCGGTTAATTAttgattttcttatttttattgtcCAGTCATCATTCCAGTCCAGTGACAATTTTGGGCGGAACTATTGTGTTTGCTATGGCCAGAAAGAGTCCCATCATTTACGAAACCAAAAACATGGAATTGCAGTAAGGTATCGGTGCTCATTCTGCCCCCAGCGAATGATCTAGAACCAGTTATACCACCCGCAAAATAAGTTTGTCCCAATATAGCTACAGTAAGTTTGCGTAAAAGGTGGAGAGTAAATTTGAAAGTGCTTCAGGGGGAAACAACTGAAGATGATTCGAGTCGCTGCCAGGAGTTTCCTCGGAGTGCCAGTAAATGCTGA
Encoded here:
- the cmtr2 gene encoding cap-specific mRNA (nucleoside-2'-O-)-methyltransferase 2, whose product is MSRGHGVRKKPENTAEPPSFSEDVVSEIRELFSKTATYLKPACGEWFIPDPNESLRNEPHQHIRLQALKKSLNEVKNQLSDKNLEVWHQHTSFTNRAGKIIAHVRAAANAEVCTQAWCKFHEVLGSFNLVPERALQDGELNSVHLCEAPGAFIASLNHYLKSRFPFCDWTWAANTLNPYHEANDSGSMIADDRLIASTLPWWFFGTDDTGDIMSLNYVLELKRFLANMHTVDLVTADGSFDCQANPDEQEALVAPLHYCEAVAALLLLSPGGSFVLKMFTLYEHSSVCLLYLLNCCFRAVHVFKPGTSKAGNSEVYVVCLDHCEKDAARPLISKMIRNFGPDIAGRGALFPDRLIPDSFLRQHEGVCAYFHEHQVRTITENLGLFQSMSAQERQRLELLRDCAVQFYTERFQVQRLPRHLWLCRNSVPACSTNGKLLNSRKQAGSFNERKKLQDLDWMAKVGLGTCKASIEEHVVEAAGKGCVLAGPADDCHIGSWYVLAGTALPKVRSSPFCDLELLKHLNEALEQSGLTKDGGRCVPSCGACTVFTPESILSELVDLHPSRLVQGACDQRLHCLVVGGSSLEECLPQTDELYLVCSEGPSHPSAGWTSLHDGEPRYQQELLGCILSSLRDLPTGGSLVLPLLSALTRFTAGLVLVLHWCFRSITFRCPAPADTFGAATGILLCSDYCQPTGDGLLEFLAEMQHSMANFPGAESPCQVLQFVPMEVLLKGALPEFLWTMNTAITRHRLHLLVQAEQHSNMATA